CTGCCGGCGGTTCTCCCTCCGGCTCTGGAACCGCGACATTGATATGACGAAACCCGAAAGCTCCCGACTGATAGTTGCGAGCCAGAACTCTGAGCTCGTACTGCCCGGGAGCAAGAGACAGGGCGCCGAAGAACTTCAGTCCGCTTTGCCAGATCTTCTCTCCGAGCTCGCCGACGTCTGCTGCGAAGACCTCGGCCAGGTATCCTGCGACCCGTCCGGCCGGTGCCAACGCATAGGCGTAGACCTCGACACGTGCCACGTCGGCCTGGTTGTGACCCAGAAAGCTCGGCCCGTCGATCTCGACGAAAAGAGCAACCAGTGGCTCGTTGCCGACGACTCCCGGCAGCGGCACCGCCAACGCTTCGATCGCCATCTCTCCGCCGATTTCCGCGGTGAGGATCTGGTTGATCACCTCGGGGCGCACTCCACGCAGTGGATGCGAGTCCAGCGTCGTCCCTGCTTCGAAAGGGCTCGGGGCCTCGATCGAGAGCTCCGGCAAAAGCGGATCCGGCGCGGCGGCGTCAGCCTCGGGGAAGCCCGACGGTTGCGCGGAGGACGGGCTCGCCGCCAGTGCAGCCGCCAGCGTGCAAGCCGTAAGGTGACGGTAGCTCAATTCTGAAGTGCGCCGGATTCAACGGACTCGAGCAGAGCCGGTTGCACGGGCGTTTCCGACTCCGGGTTTGGCGGTGCGACCTCCGCCGCTCCGTCAGCACCGACATCCAGCTCGAAGTTCAGGGTGGCGTCGACCTGTGCCAGCTGGTCGCGCACGCCTATCGCGACTCTCTGACGGCCACGCTTCATTTGCAGCCTCATGGTGTAGGCAGCCGCGCCGGACATTGCTCGGCCCATCTGGTCATTAGGGATCCTGACTGGAATCTCGATCTGTTGAACGGGAGAAAGTCCGCCCCGCTCATCCCGAGCAGCCACGAGAAGCCTCACTTCGCCCACGTGCTGCTTCTCCTGGGGCAGCAGGAGCAATCTCTGGAAGGGTATCTGAACCATGAGCGGGACCTCGTAGACCTTGCCTGTCTTGACGGCCTCTCCGGCCTCGAGCCTCACTCCAAGCGTGTTGTTCTCGACGCCGTAGTGCAGCGCGGTCAAGGTTCGGTCGTGCAGCAGATCCATCGGCTCTCTCTCTTGGTAGCTCTTTAGGTAACGCAGTTTGAGTCCTTCGCGCCTGACCTTGACCTCGAGCTCGTGGGTGAGCGCTTCATCTCCCGTCTTCTTCTTCTCGTTCTTCCCCTTTGACCCATCCTCGACTTCGAGCGGACGCTGGTAGCCCAAGGAATAGAAGCTGGTGAAATCCTGTTTCATCTGGCCGATGAGATCTCCTATGTTGATGCTCCGCGTGTAGGCGAGACCGCCGGTTCCCCCGGCCATTCGCAGAAGTGAATCCGAACGATTGAAGTTCTCGACCGTGGTGACGTCGAGAGAGGACGGCCCCCTGCCTCCGGCCGAGGCGCTTCCGCGCACCTCGGCCGACACCTGTCCCGCCGTGCCGCGCGGCGGAGCCGCCAGCGGGTAGAAGGCCACCCGGTTGGCATTTGCGATCTCGACCAGCTGACGAAACTCTCGGCTCGCGTCGAACTCGAGACCCGTCAACGAAGTCAGCTGATTTAAGAGCTGTAACTGACCGGTCTGCTGCATCCAGCCTTCGTACTTGCCCATCCAGGCTTCGACCAGGGATTCCGCGCTTCGAACCGGAATGCCGTCGCTGACGTAAAGCACGGCCTTGCGGCCCTTCATCCCGGCCAGTGTCTTGGTGAACTCGGCCAGCACCCGGGTCGTCTCCTGCACCCGCCGAAAACGACGCTCTGCAAGCGTCTGGATGTCCTTCGCCAATCTCTCGGCCTCGATCACCGCCGACTCGAAAGCGAACCCCGAATCGGCTTGACTCTCGCTTTGCTGGGCAACGCTCGCGGTCTGGAGGTTACGCATCAGCATTCGGTACTCGGCATCAAACGGCGCGTGCCGCCCGACTTCGTTGTCCAAACGGTCGAGCGCCGTCAGCAACTCCACCGGGTCGCTGGTGAACGGCTGCACGATCTCCACGCCGCCATCGGCCGCAACCAACATCACGCGGTCGTCGGAGGCTAGCCGCTTGCCGAGATAGTCGCGCAGGTTCCCGAAGATCTGGTTGCGCGTCTCGGGTCGAAGGTTGAGATTGTCCATGAAGACGACCAATTGAAGCTGCCGGGTGTCGGGCATGCGACTCGATGACGCGATATCGATCGCTTCCCCGCTGCCGGGAGCGGCCCCGGTCACGACCCGGCCCTCGATCACTTCGAGGAAGTTGGTCAGCTCGACCTGGCGGCCGTCTTCGAAGACGGAAAAATCCCCTCTGGTCAGACCGCTTACCGGCGCGCCGTCTCGATCGGTGACGATCACCTCGACGGTCACGACCTGGACGTCGACCGTGTCGAAGAAGAGATCGCCCTGCGCCTCGAGCGCCGGGGAAAGCAGAGGCGAAGCGAGGACAAGTGACGCGAGGCCAAGCAGAGCTGGTCTTGCTCTCGAAGCTTGCTTCATCGAATCATCGAGACCTTTAGCCGACATCCCCACGACATCAGAAAGAAGCCCCGGCCACAAGGGCCGGGGCTGGGAACACTAGAGAATCCAGCGGGCCCTAGAACCGGAAGCCGACCGACACGCGGTAGGTCCGCGGCGGCTGGAAGTCATCCTGATTCTGGGGATCGTGGAAACCATCCCGCAACGCCCAGTGTGTTCCTTCGACTGGGGTCGTGGTAAACGGGTTGAACAGCTGGCAGCCCCCTGGGCACCCACTCGAGGTTCTGCGCTGCGTACTGACACCGTTGCTGTCCTTTCGACCGAACAGGTCGATGACGCCGTCCTCGTTGAACACGTTGGTCACCTCGGGCTGGACAAAGACCTCCAGCTCCGAGCCGAACGCCTGCCAATGGAAGGCATAGTTGAGCGAAATATCCGTGCTCAGAATGTCGTCGGTTCTGAACGCATCGCGAGCTGTAAACCAGTACTGCCGTGAGTTGTCCGGCGTGATGTAACCGGGGTTGGTGACAAACGACGTCGTGTTGATGTCCTCGCCGGCTCCGTAAGGCGTGCCGGAGAAGAAATTCTGCAGCAGACTCACGCTCAGGCTCTGACTCTCGCTGTCGAAGATGTCGTAGACACCCCAAACACGCAGTCGGTGCGTCTGGTCATCGAGAAGCTTACCGTCGGACAGATGCCAGCTCGCATCGATGTACTCGGGATAAAACTCGAGTGCGGCGCTGGACACCGGACCGCTGCCCGAAGTCTCGCCGTTGAAATTGCCGGTCAACTCGGACCACGCGTAGTTCCCGGCGAATGTGAACTTGTCACTGAACCGGTACCGGAACTGGGTGTGGAGACCGATGTACTCGCGCTTCAGGCCGTCGTCGAAGTTGCCGACGTGGGTCAGATCGAGCTCGACGAGCCCGAGCGGGTCGCTGACGGTTCCCAGAGTCGTGTCGGTCCTGTTGGAGTAGAAATCCTCCCACTCGCGCAGCACAAGATCGGCCCTGAACAGGCCTTTCGTGCCCAGTCGCTTGTTTACGCCGAAGGAGATCTCCTGCACCGAAGGCGATTTGACCGTATCCGGGACCACCGTGTTGAGGCCCGGAATCGAAATGCTGAGCAGCAACGGAAGCAGCGCCGAGATGTCACCATCCGGAGTGGCCAGCCCGCCATTGGCGAAGTACCAATCGAACAGAATCTGGAGCGCATCCTCGGTCGAGACGCAGTTGAAGTTGACAATGCAGTCATCGCCGGTGTTGATCGCCGGACCATGGTACTCGCTCTCGAACAGACCGATGGCGCCACCCGAGCTCGACTGGTCGGCCTGCGTGTTGGCGATACCCGCGACGTAGGTCGCAAAACCTCCGTGGAGAGTCAGATCGCCGTCACCCCTGAGGTCGTAGTTGAACCCTAATCTCGGGCTGATCTTGCTGTCGTCAGCCACGGTGACGCCCGAGCCGTTCTGGCCGTCGTTCTCATCGTAGCGGACGCCGATATTCAGGCTCAGCTTGTCGTTGACCTGCCACGAGTCGTTGACGTACAGCGAGTTGGTGGTGAAATTGTTGGGCTGAGCCAGGTCCTCGTTGAACACGGCCCAATAGCCGATCGAGCTCGCTCCACCACTCGGAATCACCGAGAAGATGTTGTTGTTGGCGTCGACCACGATGTCGTCCGCCCAGACCGTGTAGTCGCTACCGGTCTGGCGATTGATCGTGAAGCGGATGTCGTCGAACGTGTCGTAGCCAAAAACGAGATCGTGCGTGCCGGCGTTCGTGCTCAGAAAGTAAGAGCCCTTCACCAGGATGTTCTCGTTGCTCCGCTCTTCAGGCGGGCACCGAGGCGGGCCGGCACCGCAGAACGTCGGCGAATGCCAGCGATGGCTGGTGCCGTTGCGACGCATCAAGGTACCGGTCAGCAGATCGGTGGTCTTGGAACCGCTGCCCTCGAACAGGAACTCGCGCTCGGAATACTGCGCCTCGACAAAGAAGCTCGAGGTCAGGATTCCGGTGTAGTTCGCCGTCAGCATCTCCTGCGGCAGAGTCCGGTTGTTGAGACTCGCCAAGTCGATAAAGGTGAACGAGCCCTGGTTGTTCTGCGCCTCATCGATCTCGAAATAGGAACCGATGATGCTGTGGCTCGAGTGTGGCGACACCGTTGCCTTGATCTCCATCCGCTCCTCAGTGTCAGTGCGGTCGAAGGGAATGTTGGTCACGGCGCGAGTCTGCTGGTTCTCAGAAGACTCGGTGTCGCGAGCGGCGCCGAAGAACCATGCATGGTCCTTGACGACGTAGCCACCCAGTGTTGCCTCGAGCGTCTCGGTGATGTCGTCCTTGCGCTCGGGTGAGAGCGGGTTCGAGCCTCTCCAGTCGTCGTTCTCGAGATTCACTCGCAGCGAGCCTTCGAACTGGTTGCCACCGGACTTACTGATCGCGTTGACCACGCCACCGGTGAACCGGCCGTACTCCGCCGAGATTCCCGACGCCGAAACGGTGGTTTCTTCGATCGCGTCCTCGATGAAGAGGTCGAAGGCCTGGCCGCGAACGTTCTCGTTCATGACCACACCGTTCATGATGAACAGATTCTCGAACGACATGGCTCCGGAGATCGTGACTCGCGGAGCTTCTTCGGTACCGAGCGCGGTCGTGTGGACGCCAGGAGCCAGCATCGCTGCCTCTCGCATGGTCCTGCGAACCGCCAGCTGCTCCACCTCACTCTGCTCGACGGTGGCGGCACCGGTGATGCTCTTGGAAATCGTCTCCAGCTCAGCGGTAACCACGATCTCTTCTTCGACCGCGGATAGCTGCATGGTCACAGGATCCGAACGGGTGCTCTGACCGGCGTTGATCTTCACCTCCCGGACACCGGTGGCGAAGCCTTCCAGCTCATAGGTGACCGTGTAGCTGCCCGCCGGCAGAAACGGCATCTTGTAGTTGCCGTTGCCGTCTGCGACAACCACGCGAGTGCCTTGAAGGTTCTCCGACGTGGCGGTCATGGTCACGCCGGGTAGTGGATCACCCGACTCGTCCTGCACGCGGCCCGTCAGCTCGCCGGTTGCGACCTGCGCCATAGCGCCTGACGCCAAAAGCAAGACTGCCAGGGCCGCCGTCCAGGCCAGCGGGAGTCCTCTCCATCTCAACATGGCTTCCGCCTCGAAAGTGTGGCCCGCTCACCTCGGGCACGGTTTATGGACACAGGTCGAAGCCGATCCCACCCAGCCGCCCAGGGGCGCAGGTTGGAGCTACCCATGTAGGTAGTGGCTCGACCGGTTTGCTTGTGCAATCTGTTCATGGAATCGTGCGGCGTGGTCGCCGACATTGAAGCTCGGTCCTTGTACAACGCAAGATAAGGGCCAAGGTTTCAGAACCGTAAACGACCCACCGAAAAGCCATTGCTGAACTCGGATCTGCACATGCCAAAAGGTTTATAACGACGGCATCAAAGCGACCGAACCTGAATGTGCAGATCCACCGACTTCCTCCAAATGCGCAACTCAAAAAACTGTACGCCGAGGATTCAATAGAACGTATCTCGGAGGCATCGACGACCCGGATGAGTGGCTCGCGGGCGCAGATTGCGTGCTACCCTTTCGGGCGTGTCGTCTCGAAAACAGCCGGCCCAAAACCAAACGAGCTTGGTACCCCGTAGTTAGCTTTGCTTGCCTGTCGCTGACCTGGAGCTGCGGCAAGCCCGGCGGCTCGAACGAAGTCGATCCCGGACCAACCGCCTCCGCGAGATCGCCGGAGGGAATCTTCTCCGAGGTCTCCCGATCCGCCGGGATCGACTTCGTGCACTTCAACGGCATGTCCGGCCAGTACTACATGGCCGAGGTGATCAGCCCCGGTGGCGCGCTGGTCGACTACGACAACGACGGAGATCTCGACCTCTACCTGGTGCAAGGCCGCATGCTCGAACCCGGCAAGACCGCAAAGGACGCCACCTTTCCCGCCCAGCACCCGTTACCGCTGACCGACCGCCTCTACCGTAACGACCTGGCGCACGACTCCCGCGGGAGACCCGTGCTGCAGTTTACCGACGTGACCGAGTCGAGCGGCCTCGAAACGACGACTCGATACGGAGTCGGCGTGGCGGCCGGCGACTTCGACAACGATGGCTGGGTCGACCTCTATCTGACCAATCTGGGACCCAACCAGTTGCTGCGCAGCGCCGGCGACGGAACGTTCGTGGATGTCACCGAACGCGCGGGAGTCGGCGACCCGGGCTGGAGCGTGCCCGCGGCATTCTTCGACTATGACCGCGACGGCTGGCTCGATCTGTTCTCCGGCAACTACGTCGACTTCCCGTTCGACGATCCGGTCTTCTGTCGAGACCTCACCGGGGCCCCCGATTTCTGCGGACCGTCGAGCTATGTCCCTCAGCCGGATCGGCTCTACCGCAACCGGAGTGACGGGACTTTCGAAGACGTGACCGCAGCTGCCGGCCTGGCCGGCGGGGCTGGCGGCGGTTCGGAAAGCGGCGCTCGTCCCGCGCTGGGCTCGATTGCCGCCGATCTAGACGATGACGGTTGGCCGGACATCTACGTTGCCAACGACGGCGAGCCAAACAGCCTATGGATCAACAACCAAGACGGTACGTTCTCCGAGAACGGCCTGATCTCGGGTTGCTCGGTCAACGCCAACGGCAAGGCGGAAGGCAGCATGGGAGTGGACGCCGCCGACTTCGACCGCGACGGCGATCTCGATCTCTTCATGACCCATATAGTCGCCGAATCCAACACCCTGTTCCTCAACGAAGGACAGGGCCTCTTCAGGGACCATACCGCCGCGACAGGATTGGCCGCGCCGAGTCGTGCCCACACCTCCTTCGGCACCGGGTTTCTCGACTATGACAACGACGGCTGGCTCGATCTGATCGCGGTCAACGGCGCCGTCCGGAAGATCGAGTCGCTGGCACGCACCGACGACCCCTATCCGATCCACGAGCTCAACCAACTCTTTCACAACGTGGGAGACGGCCGGTTCGAAGAGGTGAGCGACATCGCCGGCGAGGTCTTTGCCCTGTCCGAGGTCAGCCGGGGAGCGCTTCTCGGAGACGTCGACAACGATGGCGACACGGACGTGGCCGTGGTCAACAACAACGGGCCCGCCAGGCTGTTGATCAACAACGTCGGACAGGATCGCAGTTGGCTCGGCGTCCAGCTCCAGGCGGGCACTCCACCCCGTGACATGCCGGACACGCGCGCAACCCTGCTTCGTGCCGGAGCTTCGTATCTTTGGGGCAGAGTGCGAATCGAAGGCAACTACTGCGCGGCCAACGACCCGCGGCTCCTCTTCGGACTCGGCGCCTCCGAAGAGGACTTCGGCCTGCGGATCCTGTGGACCGACGGTAGGATCACGGTGTGGCCGAACGTCCCAACCGAGCGCTACACCCGGGCCTTTCAAGGACCGGCCTAGGCGTCGACTTCGCCCCGCCTCGTGTGAAGTACGCCAATCGCCGTCTTGCTTATCTGCTGGCGCTCGCCATGCTCGCGCTCGGCGGATGCGATCGAGGCAGGGCTCCCGATCCGGAAAGTCGACTCGACGCCTTCGACCTGCTGGAGATCCCCCACCCCAGCCTCGCCGGCACCGACACCGCCGTCCAGGAACAGGTTCGCGAGCACCGGGCTCGCGTCGAGGAGCCCGCTGCGATTCAAGACGCCCCGGCCACCGCCGAGGCCTATGGCGACCTCGGCCTGGTCTACGTGCTCTACGATTTCGTCCAGGCGGCGGAAGTCTGTTTCGAGAACGCCAGGCGGCTTGCGCCCGATGACTTCCGCTGGCTCTAC
The DNA window shown above is from bacterium and carries:
- a CDS encoding VWA domain-containing protein, producing the protein MKQASRARPALLGLASLVLASPLLSPALEAQGDLFFDTVDVQVVTVEVIVTDRDGAPVSGLTRGDFSVFEDGRQVELTNFLEVIEGRVVTGAAPGSGEAIDIASSSRMPDTRQLQLVVFMDNLNLRPETRNQIFGNLRDYLGKRLASDDRVMLVAADGGVEIVQPFTSDPVELLTALDRLDNEVGRHAPFDAEYRMLMRNLQTASVAQQSESQADSGFAFESAVIEAERLAKDIQTLAERRFRRVQETTRVLAEFTKTLAGMKGRKAVLYVSDGIPVRSAESLVEAWMGKYEGWMQQTGQLQLLNQLTSLTGLEFDASREFRQLVEIANANRVAFYPLAAPPRGTAGQVSAEVRGSASAGGRGPSSLDVTTVENFNRSDSLLRMAGGTGGLAYTRSINIGDLIGQMKQDFTSFYSLGYQRPLEVEDGSKGKNEKKKTGDEALTHELEVKVRREGLKLRYLKSYQEREPMDLLHDRTLTALHYGVENNTLGVRLEAGEAVKTGKVYEVPLMVQIPFQRLLLLPQEKQHVGEVRLLVAARDERGGLSPVQQIEIPVRIPNDQMGRAMSGAAAYTMRLQMKRGRQRVAIGVRDQLAQVDATLNFELDVGADGAAEVAPPNPESETPVQPALLESVESGALQN
- a CDS encoding TonB-dependent receptor, coding for MLRWRGLPLAWTAALAVLLLASGAMAQVATGELTGRVQDESGDPLPGVTMTATSENLQGTRVVVADGNGNYKMPFLPAGSYTVTYELEGFATGVREVKINAGQSTRSDPVTMQLSAVEEEIVVTAELETISKSITGAATVEQSEVEQLAVRRTMREAAMLAPGVHTTALGTEEAPRVTISGAMSFENLFIMNGVVMNENVRGQAFDLFIEDAIEETTVSASGISAEYGRFTGGVVNAISKSGGNQFEGSLRVNLENDDWRGSNPLSPERKDDITETLEATLGGYVVKDHAWFFGAARDTESSENQQTRAVTNIPFDRTDTEERMEIKATVSPHSSHSIIGSYFEIDEAQNNQGSFTFIDLASLNNRTLPQEMLTANYTGILTSSFFVEAQYSEREFLFEGSGSKTTDLLTGTLMRRNGTSHRWHSPTFCGAGPPRCPPEERSNENILVKGSYFLSTNAGTHDLVFGYDTFDDIRFTINRQTGSDYTVWADDIVVDANNNIFSVIPSGGASSIGYWAVFNEDLAQPNNFTTNSLYVNDSWQVNDKLSLNIGVRYDENDGQNGSGVTVADDSKISPRLGFNYDLRGDGDLTLHGGFATYVAGIANTQADQSSSGGAIGLFESEYHGPAINTGDDCIVNFNCVSTEDALQILFDWYFANGGLATPDGDISALLPLLLSISIPGLNTVVPDTVKSPSVQEISFGVNKRLGTKGLFRADLVLREWEDFYSNRTDTTLGTVSDPLGLVELDLTHVGNFDDGLKREYIGLHTQFRYRFSDKFTFAGNYAWSELTGNFNGETSGSGPVSSAALEFYPEYIDASWHLSDGKLLDDQTHRLRVWGVYDIFDSESQSLSVSLLQNFFSGTPYGAGEDINTTSFVTNPGYITPDNSRQYWFTARDAFRTDDILSTDISLNYAFHWQAFGSELEVFVQPEVTNVFNEDGVIDLFGRKDSNGVSTQRRTSSGCPGGCQLFNPFTTTPVEGTHWALRDGFHDPQNQDDFQPPRTYRVSVGFRF
- a CDS encoding CRTAC1 family protein, whose amino-acid sequence is MHFNGMSGQYYMAEVISPGGALVDYDNDGDLDLYLVQGRMLEPGKTAKDATFPAQHPLPLTDRLYRNDLAHDSRGRPVLQFTDVTESSGLETTTRYGVGVAAGDFDNDGWVDLYLTNLGPNQLLRSAGDGTFVDVTERAGVGDPGWSVPAAFFDYDRDGWLDLFSGNYVDFPFDDPVFCRDLTGAPDFCGPSSYVPQPDRLYRNRSDGTFEDVTAAAGLAGGAGGGSESGARPALGSIAADLDDDGWPDIYVANDGEPNSLWINNQDGTFSENGLISGCSVNANGKAEGSMGVDAADFDRDGDLDLFMTHIVAESNTLFLNEGQGLFRDHTAATGLAAPSRAHTSFGTGFLDYDNDGWLDLIAVNGAVRKIESLARTDDPYPIHELNQLFHNVGDGRFEEVSDIAGEVFALSEVSRGALLGDVDNDGDTDVAVVNNNGPARLLINNVGQDRSWLGVQLQAGTPPRDMPDTRATLLRAGASYLWGRVRIEGNYCAANDPRLLFGLGASEEDFGLRILWTDGRITVWPNVPTERYTRAFQGPA